A genomic stretch from Deinococcus ruber includes:
- a CDS encoding YkgJ family cysteine cluster protein, with product MSDLFQPPDGYAPRSAWQRGCSACGACCSAPDIAALGKPLGVPCVHLGAGCLCRIYEGRPAVCRNYQPDWVCGEVAPLPTLQARIERFLDIYGLLEPEPSESPDHG from the coding sequence GTGTCTGACCTGTTCCAGCCGCCCGACGGGTACGCCCCGCGCTCGGCGTGGCAGCGCGGGTGCAGTGCGTGCGGCGCGTGTTGCAGCGCTCCCGACATCGCTGCCCTCGGCAAGCCGCTGGGCGTGCCGTGCGTCCATCTGGGCGCGGGCTGCCTGTGCCGCATCTATGAAGGGCGTCCAGCCGTCTGCCGCAACTATCAGCCCGACTGGGTGTGCGGCGAGGTGGCCCCGCTGCCCACGCTTCAGGCGCGGATCGAACGCTTTCTGGACATTTACGGGCTGCTCGAACCAGAGCCGTCAGAGTCGCCCGATCATGGCTGA
- a CDS encoding LysR family transcriptional regulator, translated as MSSVTRPPVPRASSVRSPVRAAGARPTLAQLRVFVAVAKAGAFSEAATDLNMSQSTLSEGVAGLERALGVRLLERSPSGVALTSTGERVLDHAVRAIQASDDLMLSALDDEALTGTLTVAAYRSLGVHLLPPALAAVHARFPLLEVKVLNAESDGQGGQQLILKRQADVGLMLDSDAPFLSYPLIQDDYVAVVPRREHGKAVDPATFDWAELSHRALLLPPSGDPCFQRVIVHLQEHGIVPQTIMEFADDDVIFSMVAHGLGIAVQPSLATIPLRSDLMTVPLPVRLTRSLVVATLPGRASLPHIRGFIEAVRASAAQLALSSGMAGQQVHVPGL; from the coding sequence ATGTCCAGCGTTACCCGCCCCCCTGTGCCCCGTGCGTCGTCCGTTCGTTCCCCTGTTCGTGCGGCTGGTGCACGGCCCACGCTGGCGCAGCTGCGGGTCTTTGTGGCGGTGGCAAAGGCCGGAGCCTTCAGCGAGGCTGCCACCGACCTGAACATGTCGCAGAGCACGCTGTCGGAAGGGGTGGCGGGGCTGGAACGCGCTCTGGGCGTGCGCCTGCTGGAGCGTTCCCCGAGCGGGGTGGCCCTGACCTCCACCGGAGAACGGGTGCTCGATCACGCGGTACGGGCGATTCAGGCCAGCGACGACCTGATGCTAAGTGCTCTGGACGACGAAGCCCTGACCGGAACGCTGACGGTGGCGGCGTACCGCAGTCTGGGCGTGCATCTGCTGCCCCCGGCGTTGGCGGCGGTACACGCCCGTTTTCCGCTGCTGGAAGTCAAGGTGCTGAACGCCGAATCGGACGGACAGGGCGGGCAGCAGCTGATTCTGAAACGTCAGGCCGACGTGGGGCTGATGCTCGATTCCGACGCGCCCTTTCTGTCGTATCCGCTGATTCAGGATGATTATGTGGCGGTGGTGCCGCGCCGCGAGCACGGAAAGGCTGTCGATCCGGCCACCTTCGACTGGGCCGAACTGAGCCACCGGGCGCTGCTGCTGCCGCCGTCTGGCGATCCGTGTTTTCAGCGGGTCATCGTTCACCTTCAGGAACACGGCATCGTGCCGCAGACCATCATGGAGTTTGCCGACGACGACGTGATTTTCTCGATGGTGGCGCACGGCCTGGGTATCGCCGTCCAGCCGTCGCTGGCGACCATTCCGCTCAGAAGCGACCTGATGACCGTGCCGCTGCCGGTGCGCCTGACCCGCTCGCTGGTGGTTGCCACCCTGCCGGGCCGCGCCAGTCTGCCGCATATCCGGGGCTTTATCGAGGCGGTCCGGGCATCGGCGGCGCAGCTCGCGCTGAGTTCCGGGATGGCGGGGCAGCAGGTGCATGTGCCCGGTCTCTGA
- a CDS encoding DNA/RNA non-specific endonuclease, which translates to MNLRLFRSSVALPTVAVVLLAVLASCQKSSGSGQASGDACTDEFRAGQPTSSVSGTRLLCRDQYIALYDPARKVPLVVGEHLETSELGGSEGRTNNFAPDPELPQGERAELADYRNSGYDRGHMAPAADFHGGATEMSQSFYLSNMVPQNPELNRGLWAGLEGATRNCAKTVGGLYILTGPIFEGRERTIGPDRVAVPSSVYKIVVSGNAARAFLVPNRSVPKTSNFSRYETTVDEIQTASGLNFFPQGGVNTQQRGNFCAGSYGG; encoded by the coding sequence ATGAATCTCCGTCTTTTTCGCTCCAGCGTTGCCCTGCCGACTGTGGCGGTTGTCCTGCTGGCTGTCCTGGCCTCCTGCCAGAAAAGCTCTGGCTCTGGACAGGCGAGCGGCGACGCCTGCACCGACGAGTTCCGGGCCGGGCAGCCGACCAGCAGCGTCAGCGGAACCCGGCTGCTGTGCCGCGACCAGTACATCGCGCTGTACGACCCGGCCCGCAAGGTGCCGCTGGTGGTGGGCGAACACCTGGAAACCAGCGAGCTGGGCGGCAGCGAGGGGCGCACCAACAACTTCGCGCCCGATCCAGAGCTGCCTCAGGGCGAGCGGGCCGAGCTGGCCGATTACCGCAACAGCGGGTACGACCGGGGCCACATGGCTCCTGCCGCCGACTTTCACGGCGGAGCAACCGAGATGAGCCAGTCGTTTTACCTGTCGAACATGGTGCCGCAGAATCCTGAACTCAACCGGGGGCTGTGGGCCGGGCTGGAGGGCGCGACCCGCAACTGCGCCAAAACGGTGGGCGGCCTGTACATCCTGACCGGGCCGATTTTCGAGGGGAGGGAGCGTACCATCGGCCCCGACCGGGTGGCGGTGCCCAGCAGCGTGTACAAGATCGTGGTGTCGGGCAACGCCGCCCGCGCGTTTCTGGTGCCCAACCGCTCGGTTCCCAAGACCTCCAACTTTTCGCGTTACGAAACCACCGTCGATGAAATTCAGACGGCCAGCGGTCTGAACTTCTTTCCGCAGGGCGGCGTGAATACCCAGCAGCGCGGCAACTTCTGTGCGGGCAGTTACGGCGGCTGA
- a CDS encoding AzlC family ABC transporter permease, giving the protein MSLSPSFWQGLRAFLPLIPGVLPFSMVAGIAAVQAGFSPVQSIAFSLIGFAGSAQLIASQMVAGGAPLLLIVGSALIVNLRFALYSASMLPFFGGVSTPVRWPLAYLLTDQAYALTMGRPSSATDVVRYYAGAALPMWLTWQVGTVVGALLGTHIPATLPLEFAVPLSFIALVIPALRTRPQVLAAVVSGAVAVAAHALPFRLNLIVGAACGIAAALALQSVRPGQARK; this is encoded by the coding sequence ATGTCGCTTTCTCCGTCGTTCTGGCAGGGTCTACGGGCCTTTCTGCCGCTTATTCCCGGCGTGCTCCCATTCAGCATGGTGGCGGGCATTGCTGCTGTCCAGGCCGGGTTTTCTCCGGTGCAGTCTATCGCCTTTTCGCTGATCGGCTTCGCGGGGTCGGCGCAACTGATCGCCTCGCAGATGGTCGCGGGCGGCGCTCCGCTGCTGCTGATCGTGGGCAGCGCCCTGATCGTGAACCTGCGTTTTGCCCTGTATTCGGCTTCGATGCTGCCGTTCTTCGGCGGCGTTTCGACCCCGGTGCGCTGGCCCCTGGCGTACCTGCTGACCGATCAGGCCTACGCCCTGACCATGGGCCGCCCCAGTTCCGCGACCGATGTGGTGCGCTACTACGCGGGGGCCGCCCTGCCGATGTGGCTGACCTGGCAGGTGGGAACCGTGGTGGGAGCGCTGCTGGGCACACACATTCCCGCCACTCTTCCGCTGGAATTCGCGGTGCCGCTCAGCTTCATCGCGCTGGTCATTCCCGCCCTCAGAACACGTCCACAGGTACTCGCGGCGGTGGTGTCGGGCGCAGTGGCAGTGGCGGCCCATGCCCTGCCCTTCCGGCTGAATCTGATCGTGGGGGCTGCCTGCGGCATCGCGGCGGCCCTGGCTCTTCAGAGCGTTCGCCCCGGGCAGGCCAGGAAATGA
- a CDS encoding low temperature requirement protein A, with the protein MQEARIHAPEDAPVSTLELFLDLVFVFTITQITNLVVHPVGVADYLHALFILLMVWWMYSGYIWLTSNVSTDQTVRRLLMFGGMGGFLTMALSIPQAFGSSGVVFGVGYLIVTLIHAGLFKKAPNSSAQAIWGIFGYNLTAAALVLAAAFVPAGWRMWPWALAIVVLFVSGLLRRESGFQMRPAHFAERHGLILIIALGESVVALGVGVGNARLTPWLVVGALLGLALNAALWWSYFGADAERSARLLEERPARERTRLALRGFGFGHAIMIAGIIALAAGMKLTLSHLGADNPEQSHEQARNLTAWSLAAGVTLYLLGDVLFRRVTGLGRSGLRLLIAALTLLSGVVGMVLGNLLQMAVLVALLVLLLLLESRRV; encoded by the coding sequence GTGCAGGAGGCCAGAATCCACGCGCCGGAAGACGCACCGGTCAGTACGCTGGAACTGTTTCTCGATCTGGTGTTCGTCTTTACCATCACCCAGATCACGAACCTGGTCGTGCATCCGGTGGGCGTTGCCGATTACCTGCACGCCCTGTTTATTCTGCTGATGGTGTGGTGGATGTACAGCGGTTATATCTGGCTGACCAGCAACGTCAGCACCGACCAGACCGTTCGCCGCCTGCTGATGTTCGGCGGCATGGGCGGCTTTCTGACGATGGCGCTGAGTATTCCGCAGGCATTTGGCAGCAGCGGCGTGGTCTTCGGCGTCGGCTACCTGATCGTCACCCTGATTCATGCCGGGCTGTTCAAGAAGGCTCCCAACAGCAGCGCCCAGGCCATCTGGGGCATCTTCGGCTACAACCTCACGGCGGCGGCGCTGGTGCTGGCGGCGGCGTTTGTGCCTGCCGGGTGGCGCATGTGGCCGTGGGCGCTGGCGATTGTGGTGCTGTTCGTCAGCGGCCTGTTGAGGCGCGAGAGCGGATTTCAGATGCGTCCGGCCCATTTTGCCGAGCGGCATGGCCTGATTCTGATTATTGCGCTGGGTGAGAGTGTGGTGGCGCTGGGGGTGGGCGTGGGAAATGCCCGCCTGACGCCCTGGCTGGTGGTGGGCGCACTGCTGGGACTGGCCCTGAACGCCGCGCTGTGGTGGAGCTACTTCGGTGCCGACGCCGAGAGAAGTGCCCGGCTGCTGGAAGAGCGCCCGGCCCGCGAGCGCACGCGGCTGGCGCTGCGGGGATTCGGTTTCGGGCACGCCATCATGATCGCGGGAATCATTGCGCTGGCGGCAGGCATGAAGCTGACCCTGAGTCATCTGGGCGCAGACAACCCGGAGCAGAGCCACGAGCAGGCGAGAAACCTGACTGCTTGGAGCCTCGCGGCGGGTGTGACGCTGTACCTGCTGGGTGACGTGCTCTTTCGCCGCGTCACCGGGCTGGGCCGCTCGGGGCTGCGTCTGCTGATCGCGGCGCTGACGCTGCTGTCGGGAGTGGTGGGTATGGTGCTGGGCAACCTGCTTCAGATGGCCGTGCTGGTTGCCCTGCTGGTGCTGCTGTTGCTGCTGGAGAGCCGCCGTGTCTGA
- a CDS encoding 4Fe-4S dicluster domain-containing protein: MLENVFKLLGEYGNVLPRYTGPRCLSERLSVGGCDLCQQACPHDAIIIFQSVSINADACTGCGLCTQACPSGALEYDVTAPLNAVREQKAQPQGAKIVCSKSEEGGRSVPCLARLTASTVMAAGAWDTPLTLVHGDCAACTLGGPSVPASVQGVIDEAQRLRAPTGRPTEVTLRAHDPEQQGSGERVSRRLLFGAMARGAGRMAAQAIPDSPLPFVDWSEPEDRVPAEWRWRVRALRPAPTPETAIYWPAPLIDDTCIDCPVCENVCPTDAITRDVQPDGGVTLTLSLASCTGCNACERSCPPQAIHMQPHWRRDALDSPILLRESGNILQ; this comes from the coding sequence ATGTTAGAAAACGTCTTCAAGTTGCTGGGTGAGTACGGCAATGTGCTGCCGCGCTATACCGGGCCGCGCTGCCTGTCCGAGCGCCTGAGCGTGGGCGGCTGCGACCTGTGCCAGCAGGCCTGCCCGCACGACGCGATCATCATCTTTCAGAGCGTGAGTATCAATGCCGACGCGTGTACCGGCTGCGGCCTGTGTACCCAGGCATGCCCCAGCGGGGCGCTGGAATACGACGTGACAGCGCCCCTGAACGCCGTGCGCGAACAGAAGGCTCAGCCGCAGGGCGCGAAGATCGTGTGTAGCAAGAGCGAGGAGGGCGGCAGAAGCGTGCCGTGTCTGGCCCGCCTGACCGCCAGCACCGTCATGGCCGCCGGAGCCTGGGACACGCCGCTGACGCTGGTTCACGGCGACTGCGCGGCCTGTACGCTGGGTGGGCCGAGTGTGCCCGCTTCGGTGCAGGGTGTGATCGACGAGGCTCAGCGGCTCCGCGCCCCCACCGGGCGGCCCACCGAGGTCACGCTGCGGGCGCACGATCCCGAGCAGCAGGGGTCTGGCGAGCGAGTCAGCCGACGCCTGCTGTTCGGGGCGATGGCACGCGGCGCGGGGCGCATGGCCGCCCAGGCGATTCCCGATTCTCCGCTGCCGTTCGTCGACTGGTCGGAACCCGAAGACCGCGTGCCTGCCGAGTGGCGCTGGCGGGTGCGGGCGCTGCGGCCTGCTCCGACCCCGGAAACGGCGATCTACTGGCCTGCCCCGCTGATCGACGACACCTGTATCGACTGCCCGGTCTGCGAAAATGTCTGCCCGACCGACGCCATCACCAGAGACGTGCAGCCCGACGGCGGCGTGACCCTGACGCTCTCGCTGGCAAGCTGTACCGGCTGCAACGCCTGCGAACGAAGCTGCCCCCCACAGGCC
- a CDS encoding AzlD domain-containing protein, which yields MTIWLVILGVGVVSLLLRASSLVLLRNRRLPPRLAESLGLVPASVLAALIAPDLLVQHGQVNVLSVRLLAGLLAALVAWKTRNVLWTLVVGLGLLFAAQALGWA from the coding sequence ATGACCATCTGGCTGGTGATTCTGGGCGTGGGTGTCGTGAGTCTGCTGTTACGCGCCTCGTCGCTGGTGCTGCTGCGAAACCGCAGGTTGCCGCCGCGCCTGGCCGAGTCGCTGGGGCTGGTGCCTGCCTCGGTGCTGGCTGCCCTGATCGCGCCCGATCTGCTGGTGCAGCACGGTCAGGTGAACGTTCTGAGCGTGCGCCTGCTGGCAGGCCTGCTGGCGGCTCTGGTGGCGTGGAAGACCAGAAATGTTCTGTGGACGCTGGTGGTCGGGTTGGGCCTGCTGTTTGCCGCTCAGGCGCTGGGCTGGGCCTGA
- a CDS encoding AraC family transcriptional regulator, with product MAEQARFWVAHDLQHTDALRATYIRHAFRPHAHPEYAIGIIEHGAQSVQFRTSREVLPAGTLALINPGEVHTGHAQTEQGWTYRMLYPSETLVASVLPGLTLPWFKEATVFDGELFQMFQTLHRVLEDPQGSVLERQSRWAVFMSVLAQRHAAQRAPLLAGAEHAPRAVELARQRLEAAVQSGAAVSLEELAGAAGLPVLRLLRAFRAATGLPPHAYQTLLRVQRARSLLRGGVPLTEAALLAGFYDQSHLGKQFKQVYGLSPGQYARGTGTPAAFSPPSAAKTS from the coding sequence ATGGCTGAGCAGGCCCGCTTCTGGGTTGCCCACGATCTTCAGCACACCGACGCCCTAAGAGCCACCTATATTCGCCATGCCTTTCGCCCCCACGCACATCCCGAATATGCCATCGGCATCATCGAACACGGCGCACAGAGCGTGCAGTTCAGAACTTCGAGGGAAGTGCTGCCCGCCGGAACCCTGGCGCTGATCAACCCCGGTGAAGTCCATACCGGCCACGCGCAGACAGAGCAGGGCTGGACGTACCGGATGTTGTACCCGTCGGAAACGCTGGTCGCTTCGGTGCTGCCGGGTCTTACGCTGCCGTGGTTCAAAGAGGCAACCGTGTTCGACGGCGAGCTGTTCCAGATGTTTCAGACGCTTCACCGCGTCCTGGAAGATCCGCAGGGTTCGGTGCTCGAACGCCAGTCGCGCTGGGCAGTGTTCATGTCGGTGCTCGCCCAGCGCCATGCGGCCCAGCGTGCCCCGCTGCTGGCGGGCGCTGAGCACGCTCCCCGCGCCGTCGAACTGGCCCGGCAACGGCTGGAGGCTGCGGTACAAAGCGGCGCGGCGGTGTCGCTGGAGGAACTCGCCGGAGCCGCCGGATTGCCGGTACTGCGGCTGCTGCGGGCGTTTCGCGCCGCGACGGGCCTGCCGCCGCACGCCTATCAGACGCTGCTCAGGGTGCAGCGGGCCAGAAGTCTGCTGCGGGGGGGCGTGCCGCTTACCGAGGCCGCGTTGCTGGCAGGCTTTTACGATCAGAGCCATCTGGGAAAGCAGTTCAAGCAGGTCTATGGGCTGAGTCCGGGGCAGTATGCCAGAGGCACCGGCACCCCAGCGGCCTTCTCGCCTCCGAGCGCAGCAAAAACGTCCTAG